From Camelina sativa cultivar DH55 chromosome 20, Cs, whole genome shotgun sequence, the proteins below share one genomic window:
- the LOC104770176 gene encoding uncharacterized protein LOC104770176, producing MFCDCFYWNKGISELESESYESKPSFSLPLPLPPWPQGSGFATGRINLGEIEVVKVTEFDRVWKCDTSRGKTRCASFYKPVGIPDGFHCLGHYCQPSNEPLRGFVLAARANNPHHNADDHLPPLKQPLNYSLVWSSDSDCYFWLPNPPAGYRAVGVIVTEGPDEPEVDEVRCVREDLTESCEASEKVLGVGSFNVWNTKPCERGIWSRGVAVGSFFCCTSSDRSSDNKAAAMNIACLKNLDPSLNGMPNLDQVHALIHHYGPLVYFHPEETYLPSSVPWFFKNGALLYCNGISQGEKINSDGSNLPAGGENDGSFWIDLPEDDDVRSNLKKGNIESSELYVHVKPAVGGIFTDIVMWIFCPFNGPATLKIGLLTLPMNRVGEHVGDWEHFTFRISNFNGELTQMFFSQHSGGGWVDVSDLEFVKGSNKPVVYSSKHGHASFPHPGMYLQGPSKLGIGVRNDVAKSKYVVDSSQRYRIVAAEYLGEGVVSEPCWLQFMREWGPTIVYDSAAEINKIIDLLPLIVRYSFESLFPIELYGEEGPTGPKEKDNWVGDEMC from the exons ATGTTTTGCGATTGCTTCTACTGGAACAAAGGAATATCCGAGTTGGAATCGGAATCTTACGAGTCAAAGCCTTCCTTCTCACTTCCGTTGCCTCTTCCTCCATGGCCTCAAG GCAGTGGTTTTGCTACCGGAAGGATAAATCTTGGAGAGATCGAAGTGGTGAAAGTCACCGAGTTCGATAGAGTCTGGAAATGTGACACTTCACGTGGTAAAACAAGATGCGCCTCTTTTTACAAACCTGTTGGGATACCAGATGGTTTCCATTGCCTTGGTCATTACTGCCAGCCAAGCAATGAGCCATTAAGAGGctttgttcttgcagctcgggCTAACAACCCCCATCATAATGCGGATGATCATCTCCCTCCTTTGAAACAACCCTTGAATTATTCTTTAGTTTGGAGTTCAGATTCAGACTGCTACTTCTGGTTGCCTAATCCTCCAGCTGGTTACAGAGCCGTGGGAGTTATAGTCACTGAAGGACCAGATGAGCCTGAAGTTGATGAAGTGAGATGTGTAAGAGAGGATCTTACCGAGAGTTGTGAAGCCAGTGAGAAGGTTCTTGGCGTGGGATCTTTTAACGTTTGGAACACGAAACCTTGCGAGAGAGGGATTTGGTCTCGTGGAGTGGCGGTTGGATCATTCTTTTGCTGCACTAGTAGTGACCGGTCTTCTGATAATAAAGCAGCCGCCATGAACATTGCGTGTTTGAAAAATCTTGATCCGAGCCTAAACGGGATGCCAAATCTTGACCAGGTCCATGCACTTATTCACCATTATGGACCGTTGGTTTACTTCCATCCCGAGGAGACGTACTTGCCTTCGTCCGTGCCATGGTTCTTTAAAAACGGAGCGTTACTGTATTGTAATGGGATATCGCAAGGCGAAAAGATTAACTCAGATGGCTCGAATCTTCCCGCGGGTGGAGAAAACGATGGGAGCTTCTGGATTGATCTCCCTGAAGACGATGACGTTAGAAGTAATCTAAAGAAGGGAAATATAGAAAGCTCTGAGCTTTACGTCCACGTGAAACCCGCGGTTGGTGGGATCTTCACGGACATTGTGATGTGGATCTTTTGTCCATTTAACGGACCAGCCACGCTCAAAATAGGGCTTCTCACCTTACCTATGAACCGAGTTGGAGAGCATGTTGGTGATTGGGAACATTTCACATTCAGGATAAGCAACTTCAATGGAGAGCTTACACAAATGTTCTTCTCACAGCATAGCGGTGGAGGATGGGTTGATGTATCTGATCTTGAGTTTGTCAAAGGAAGCAACAAACCAGTAGTGTACTCGTCCAAACACGGGCACGCGAGTTTCCCTCACCCGGGAATGTATCTCCAAGGACCGTCGAAGCTCGGGATTGGAGTGAGGAACGATGTTGCGAAAAGCAAGTACGTTGTGGATTCTAGTCAAAGGTATAGAATCGTGGCGGCAGAGTATTTAGGGGAAGGTGTGGTTTCAGAGCCGTGTTGGCTTCAGTTTATGAGAGAATGGGGACCAACTATAGTGTATGATTCTGCAGCTGAGATTAATAAGATcattgatcttcttcctttgattGTGAGGTATTCTTTTGAGAGTCTGTTTCCTATTGAGCTTTACGGCGAGGAAGGTCCTACGGGACCAAAGGAGAAGGATAATTGGGTTGGAGATGAAATGTGTTGA
- the LOC104770175 gene encoding inositol phosphorylceramide glucuronosyltransferase 1: MVRLKASLCVLLLLALVSIQLKGSFGSEEAYVTLLYGDEFLLGVRVLGKSIRDTGSDKDMVALVSDGVSDYSKKLLKADGWKVEKISLLANPNQVHPTRFWGVYTKLKIFNMTDYKKVVYLDADTIVVKNIEDLFKCSKFCANLKHSERLNSGVMVVEPSEALFNDMMRKVKTLSSYTGGDQGFLNSYYPDFPNARVFDPSVSTEVLKTRPVPAMERLSTLYNADVGLYMLANKWMVDDSKLHVIHYTLGPLKPWDWWTAWLVKPVDAWQSIRVKLEETLPGTGGGKNQHDELVVKFLFLLPLCALLFFIYRSIQGREGSLCWSSFINQIRYLYYKIRSNGTLGYSGVSTMSPSYQPHSGSTQSKVPQHLGAISVVVSFTAVLVSLGISFAIVPRQIMPWTGLVLVYEWTFTIFSLLFGCFLLFVHQHGKKIAVQSESLSLDDSAKGHQRAGVSCDVTTLYYGLGMAFLAVAAVSLPYILGITALFTRLGLMVGVAIILAAFMTYASEHLAIRWFLKGLEDRRDTTRSNPLCFLC, encoded by the exons ATGGTGAGACTCAAGGCGAGTCtctgtgttcttcttctcctcgcGCTCGTTTCAATTCAGTTAAAGGGTTCGTTTGGATCTGAAGAAGCTTATGTGACACTTTTGTATGGAGATGAGTTCTTATTGGGAGTTAGGGTATTGGGTAAATCGATTCGTGATACTGGATCCGATAAAGATATGGTCGCTTTGGTTTCTGATGGTGTCTCTGATTACTCTAAGAAACTACTCAAG GCTGATGGATGGAAGGTAGAGAAGATTAGTTTACTGGCGAATCCAAACCAAGTTCATCCAACAAGGTTCTGGGGTGTTTATACAAAGCTTAAGATCTTTAACATGACTGATTACAAAAAAG tTGTGTATCTTGATGCTGATACTATTGTGGTAAAGAACATTGAGGATCTGTTTAAGTGTTCAAAGTTTTGTGCAAACTTGAAGCATTCTGAGAGGCTAAACTCTGGTGTCATGGTTGTTGAACCATCTGAAGCTCTTTTCAATGATATGATGCGAAAAGTGAAGACTTTGTCCTCTTATACTGGAGGAGACCAAGGGTTCTTGAATTCTTATTATCCAGATTTCCCAAATGCTCGTGTTTTCGATCCTAGTGTATCTACTGAAGTCTTGAAAACCAGACCAGTTCCTGCTATGGAGAGGCTTTCGACATTATATAACGCTGATGTTGGTCTTTATATGCTTGCTAATAAG TGGATGGTTGATGACAGTAAACTTCACGTTATTCACTACACTCTAGGCCCTCTTAAGCCTTGGGACTGGTGGACAGCGTGGCTCGTGAAACCTGTTGATGCTTGGCAA AGCATTAGGGTAAAGCTTGAGGAAACTCTTCCCGGAACTGGAGGTGGCAAAAACCAACATGATGAACTCGTCGTCAAGTTCCTTTTCTTATTACCTCTTTGTGCgcttttgttctttatttacCGATCCATTCAG GGTCGTGAGGGTTCATTGTGCTGGAGCTCGTTTATCAATCAGATTAGATAcctttattacaaaattagatcTAATGGAACACTTGGTTATAGCGGTGTTTCTACCATGAGTCCCAGCTATCAA CCCCACAGTGGCAGCACACAGTCGAAGGTTCCTCAACACTTAGGCGCGATTTCAGTTGTAGTCTCTTTTACTGCTGTTCTGGTATCTCTTGGAATTTCCTTTGCGATTGTGCCAAGGCAAATCATGCCATGGACTGGCTTGGTCTTGGTGTATGAATGGACTTTCACAATCTTCTCTCTAttatttggttgtttcttgctttttgtgCATCAACATGGAAAGAAAATAGCAGTACAGTCAGAATCATTGTCCTTGGATGATTCCGCAAAAG GTCATCAGCGAGCAGGTGTGTCTTGTGACGTTACGACATTGTATTATGGATTAGGGATGGCTTTTCTGGCTGTTGCTGCAGTTTCTTTGCCTTATATTTTAGGAATCACCGCTTTATTCACGAG GTTGGGTCTAATGGTGGGTGTAGCCATAATTTTAGCTGCCTTCATGACTTATGCTTCAGAGCACCTAGCAATCAGATGGTTCTTGAAAGGTCTAGAAGACCGACGCGACACGACTAGATCAAACCCCTTATGTTTCCTCTGCTGA
- the LOC104772351 gene encoding G-type lectin S-receptor-like serine/threonine-protein kinase CES101, with amino-acid sequence MTLSPVLASLILIFIPTFLGSVFAISPLKTDTLEPGKQLRDWEQLTSASEIFTLGFFTPKESSTYELGSAGLRYLGIWSQRSLFNPVWVGNPSESISDSSGSLSIDVNGVLKITQANAFPILVNQRLAGKLSSVGNVSATLLDSGNFVVREIGPGGVSGRVLWQSFDYPTNTLLPGMKIGFNLRTKKEVSVTSWISDQVPLPGAFRLGLDPSGANQLLVWRHGEIYWSSGILTNNGSSHLTLELSRSYIDYEFKFDSDKYMKYFSYSIKKANSSVLSSWFLDTLGQITVTNVLSSNKSTTYISESSEPCKKDLKNISAVCITEKPTACRKGSEYFEPRRGYMMGNKKGYFNSYYVDSLSSGLSDCHQNCWRNCSCIAFRAFSSYGCQYWGKGSKFVPFDSFTSNLIIYVLDSVK; translated from the exons ATGACACTTTCACCCGTTCTTGCTTCCCTCATTCTCATTTTCATTCCGACTTTTCTCGGGTCGGTTTTTGCCATTTCACCACTCAAAACCGATACGTTAGAACCGGGGAAGCAGCTCAGAGACTGGGAGCAGTTGACCTCCGCGAGTGAAATCTTCACTCTCGGATTCTTTACACCTAAAGAATCATCTACTTACGAACTCGGGTCAGCTGGTCTTAGATATCTTGGTATCTGGTCTCAAAGGAGTCTATTCAATCCTGTTTGGGTGGGTAACCCGAGTGAATCGATTTCTGATTCATCTGGTTCTCTATCTATTGATGTCAATGGAGTTCTAAAGATCACACAAGCAAATGCTTTTCCAATCTTGGTGAACCAAAGACTAGCCGGGAAGCTTTCATCGGTCGGGAATGTGTCTGCCACTTTACTCGATTCCGGGAACTTTGTGGTCCGAGAGATAGGGCCAGGGGGAGTCTCGGGTCGTGTTCTATGGCAAAGCTTTGACTATCCCACCAACAC ATTACTTCCAGGGATGAAGATTGGCTTTAACCTAAGAACCAAGAAAGAAGTATCAGTTACTTCTTGGATAAGTGACCAAGTCCCACTCCCAGGAGCATTCAGACTAGGACTAGACCCATCAGGAGCTAACCAGTTACTCGTCTGGCGCCACGGTGAAATCTACTGGTCCAGTGGAATCTTGACGAACAATGGTAGCTCTCATTTGACCTTAGAGCTATCCAGAAGCTACATTGATTATGAATTCAAGTTCGATTCAGATAAGTACATGAAGTACTTCAGTTACTCAATCAAGAAAGCTAATAGTTCAGTCTTGTCCAGCTGGTTCTTGGATACTCTAGGCCAAATCACTGTAACTAATGTGCTCAGCAGCAACAAAAGCACCACCTATATTTCCGAGAGCAGTGAACCCTGCAAGAAGGatttaaaaaacatttcagCAGTCTGCATCACGGAGAAGCCAACGGCTTGTAGGAAAGGTTCGGAGTATTTCGAACCTAGAAGAGGATACATGATGGGTAACAAAAAAGGTTATTTTAATAGCTATTATGTTGATAGTTTGAGCTCTGGCCTTAGCGACTGCCATCAAAACTGCTGGAGAAACTGCTCTTGCATAGCTTTCCGAGCCTTTTCTAGTTATGGATGCCAATATTGGGGGAAAGGATCAAAGTTTGTCCCTTTTGATAGCTTCACCTccaatttaataatttatgttcTTGATTCTGTAAAGTGA
- the LOC104770174 gene encoding pentatricopeptide repeat-containing protein At5g18475, which yields MRFTTSIINEHRRFYSSSRSWLSPICFSEKMKKKPDSPPESSITPLETNHKTKFICHRSAVSLMRLERDPQRVLDIFNKASQQTGFNHNNATYNVLLDNLVRHKKFLAVDAILHQMKYETCRFQESLFLNLMRHFSSFGLHDKVMDMFNLIQVIARVKPSLKAISTCLNLLIDSGEVDLARKLLLYAKHNLGLLPNTCIFNILVKHHCKNGDVDSAFRVVEEMKRCGVSYPNSITYSTLINCLFEHSRSKEAMELFEDMISKEGFSPDPVTFNVIINGFCRLGEVERAKLILDFMKKNGCNPNVYNYSALMNGYSREGKVQEAKRIFNEVKQNGLKLDTVGYTTLMNCLCRNGQIDEALKLLREMKASRCRADALTYNVILKGLSREGRSEEALQMLDQWGCEGVHLNSGSYRIILNALCYNGELEKAVKFLSVMSKRGIWPHHATWNELVVRLCESGNTEIGVRVLLGFVGIGLKPELRSWEAVVESICKERKLVHVFELLDSLVS from the coding sequence ATGCGCTTCACAACTTCGATAATCAATGAACATCGCCGGTTCTATTCATCGTCACGATCATGGCTATCTCCCATTTGCTTctcggagaagatgaagaagaaaccagACTCACCACCCGAGTCCTCAATCACACCACTGGAAACAAACCACAAAACCAAGTTTATCTGTCACAGATCTGCTGTAAGTTTGATGAGACTAGAGAGAGATCCTCAGCGTGTGCTTGATATCTTCAACAAAGCCTCTCAGCAAACAGGTTTTAACCATAACAATGCTACATACAATGTTCTTTTGGATAATCTCGTAAGGCACAAGAAGTTTCTAGCTGTTGATGCGATTCTTCACCAGATGAAGTACGAGACTTGCAGGTTCCAGGAAAGTTTGTTTCTTAACCTGATGAGACATTTCTCCAGTTTTGGTTTGCATGATAAAGTGATGGACATGTTTAACTTGATTCAAGTGATTGCTCGTGTGAAGCCTTCACTCAAGGCCATTAGTACTTGTCTCAATCTACTTATCGATTCAGGGGAGGTTGATTTGGCCAGGAAACTCCTCTTGTATGCTAAACACAATCTTGGACTGCTGCCAAATACTTGCATTTTCAATATTCTAGTGAAGCACCACTGCAAGAATGGGGATGTAGATTCTGCGTTTCGAGTTGTGGAGGAGATGAAAAGATGTGGAGTTTCGTATCCTAATTCGATCACTTACTCAACCCTTATTAACTGTCTGTTTGAACACTCGAGGTCCAAAGAAGCAATGGAGTTGTTCGAGGATATGATCTCGAAAGAAGGGTTTTCGCCAGACCCTGTGACTTTCAATGTTATAATTAACGGATTCTGTCGGTTAGGGGAAGTTGAGAGAGCCAAGTTGATTTTAGATTTCATGAAGAAGAATGGATGCAATCCAAATGTATACAATTACTCAGCTCTGATGAACGGGTACTCTAGAGAGGGAAAGGTTCAGGAAGCTAAACGAATCTTTAACGAGGTGAAGCAAAACGGGTTGAAACTCGACACAGTTGGTTATACCACATTGATGAACTGCCTCTGTAGAAATGGTCAAATCGATGAGGCTTTGAAGTTACTTAGAGAAATGAAAGCATCAAGATGCAGAGCTGATGCATTAACTTATAATGTAATACTCAAGGGCTTGTCCAGAGAAGGACGATCAGAAGAAGCTCTTCAGATGCTGGATCAATGGGGATGTGAAGGAGTTCATCTGAACAGTGGTAGTTATAGGATCATACTGAATGCGTTGTGTTATAATGGCGAACTCGAGAAAGCGGTAAAGTTTCTGAGTGTGATGTCGAAGAGAGGGATTTGGCCTCATCATGCGACTTGGAATGAATTGGTTGTTCGGCTTTGCGAGTCCGGGAATACAGAAATTGGTGTTCGAGTTCTGCTTGGATTTGTGGGAATAGGTCTCAAACCAGAGCTTAGATCTTGGGAAGCTGTGGTTGAATCAATTTGCAAAGAGAGGAAGTTGGTGCATGTCTTTGAACTGCTTGATTCATTAGTTTCTTGA